One part of the Hyphomicrobiales bacterium genome encodes these proteins:
- a CDS encoding Rieske 2Fe-2S domain-containing protein has product MSDLDWISVGKVDDLPEGRVKTVSARNLYLCLSHFDGQWAAMDNHCPHQGGPLGEGSIERGVDDKCWIRCPWHGWDFDPLTGAPPGGHEDSGQKTYPVEVRDGEVFVGLEPEPDHTRTVTDAMAETMVNWGVKRVFGMVGHSNLGLADAIRRRTADGDMAYIGIRHEGAAGFAASAYGKLTGKPAACLTIAGPGATNLLTGMWDAKVDRAPVLALTGQVQTQVFGPGAFQDIDLKSAFQAVSKFSQPVLSTSNHTELASLAIKTALIERDVAHLIFPDDVQTLPSDKPAASPKGRVSGPVVKPADEDVEEALTMIASAKRPLIIIGHGAWDAREGIITLAETLGAPVLTTFKGKGLIPDNHPNAGGVLGRSGTPIASWFMNECDLQIVLGASFSNHTGIERSKPTIQVDFERMQLGKFHPVTLPVWGEIGAFCGAVSAKAASNPEADDQIGELADRWQMWREEKNNRLREEGSNGVHSVAIFEALSRVAPKDALIAVDVGNNTYSFGRYFETKGQHVMMSGYLGSIGFALPAAMGAWAATQDFEEFRGRKVISISGDGGFGQYAMELTTAVKYGMDITHVLLHNDELGKISKEQRSGEWPVWETSLVNPSFAAFAKLCGAHGAKVTKGEDVEAALEKALAVDGPALVEVMTDAELV; this is encoded by the coding sequence ATGAGCGACTTGGACTGGATCAGCGTTGGCAAGGTCGACGACCTGCCGGAGGGACGGGTGAAAACCGTTTCGGCCCGCAACCTTTACCTCTGCCTGTCGCATTTCGACGGGCAATGGGCCGCGATGGACAATCATTGTCCGCACCAAGGCGGCCCGCTTGGCGAAGGCTCGATCGAGCGCGGCGTCGATGACAAATGCTGGATTCGCTGCCCCTGGCACGGCTGGGATTTTGACCCGCTGACCGGTGCGCCCCCTGGCGGTCATGAAGATAGCGGTCAAAAGACCTACCCGGTCGAGGTGCGCGACGGTGAAGTCTTTGTCGGGCTTGAGCCGGAACCAGACCACACGCGCACGGTCACCGACGCAATGGCCGAAACCATGGTCAATTGGGGCGTCAAACGCGTGTTCGGCATGGTTGGTCACTCCAATCTTGGCCTGGCCGACGCGATCCGCCGTCGCACGGCGGACGGGGACATGGCCTATATCGGCATCCGCCACGAAGGCGCGGCCGGCTTTGCTGCGTCCGCCTATGGCAAACTCACCGGCAAGCCTGCCGCCTGCCTCACCATCGCCGGACCAGGCGCGACCAACCTTCTGACCGGCATGTGGGACGCGAAGGTCGATCGTGCTCCGGTTCTCGCCCTGACGGGTCAAGTGCAAACCCAGGTGTTCGGGCCCGGCGCCTTTCAGGACATCGATCTGAAATCGGCCTTCCAGGCCGTCAGCAAATTCTCCCAGCCGGTGCTTTCCACGTCCAACCACACCGAGCTGGCGTCATTGGCCATCAAGACAGCGCTAATTGAACGCGACGTGGCGCATCTGATCTTCCCCGATGACGTCCAAACGCTGCCGAGCGACAAACCCGCTGCCTCGCCGAAAGGCAGGGTGAGCGGCCCGGTCGTCAAACCAGCCGACGAGGATGTCGAGGAAGCCTTGACGATGATCGCGTCAGCCAAACGCCCACTCATCATCATCGGTCACGGCGCTTGGGACGCGCGCGAGGGCATAATCACGCTTGCCGAAACGCTCGGCGCCCCGGTGCTCACCACCTTCAAGGGCAAAGGCCTCATCCCCGACAACCACCCCAACGCTGGCGGCGTGTTGGGACGGTCAGGCACGCCGATCGCCAGCTGGTTCATGAACGAATGCGACCTTCAGATCGTTCTTGGCGCATCCTTCTCCAACCACACCGGGATCGAACGCAGCAAACCGACCATCCAGGTGGATTTCGAACGGATGCAGCTTGGCAAGTTCCACCCGGTCACCTTACCGGTCTGGGGCGAGATTGGCGCCTTCTGTGGCGCGGTTTCAGCCAAGGCAGCAAGCAACCCCGAGGCCGACGACCAGATCGGCGAGCTTGCCGACCGCTGGCAGATGTGGCGCGAGGAGAAAAACAACCGCCTGCGCGAAGAAGGCTCAAACGGCGTGCACTCGGTGGCGATCTTCGAGGCCCTGTCGCGCGTTGCGCCGAAAGATGCTTTGATCGCCGTTGATGTTGGCAACAACACCTATTCCTTTGGTCGGTATTTCGAGACCAAGGGTCAGCACGTCATGATGTCGGGTTATCTTGGGTCAATTGGTTTTGCGTTGCCCGCCGCCATGGGCGCCTGGGCTGCCACCCAAGACTTCGAAGAATTTCGCGGCCGCAAGGTGATCTCGATATCTGGCGATGGCGGGTTTGGACAGTACGCCATGGAACTCACAACAGCAGTGAAATACGGCATGGATATCACCCATGTGCTGCTCCACAATGATGAGCTGGGCAAAATTTCAAAGGAACAGCGTTCCGGCGAATGGCCGGTTTGGGAGACGTCGCTGGTCAACCCATCTTTTGCCGCCTTCGCCAAGCTCTGCGGCGCACACGGCGCGAAGGTCACCAAGGGTGAGGATGTCGAAGCCGCGCTCGAAAAGGCCTTGGCCGTGGATGGCCCGGCCCTAGTTGAGGTGATGACGGACGCTGAGCTAGTTTAG
- a CDS encoding DUF2282 domain-containing protein, giving the protein MSISRRAVNTAVIAAAVAGVAASVTAVVPAHAQGQEKCYGISLAGANDCAAGPGTTCAGTSTVDYQGNAWTFVDAGTCEQYGSASMMDDDLYLPDGRMGSLEELDRDLPA; this is encoded by the coding sequence ATGAGCATTTCACGTCGCGCTGTGAACACCGCCGTCATCGCCGCTGCCGTTGCTGGTGTTGCTGCTTCTGTCACTGCTGTTGTCCCTGCCCACGCCCAGGGCCAGGAAAAATGCTATGGCATTTCGCTGGCCGGCGCCAACGACTGCGCCGCTGGCCCAGGCACCACATGCGCTGGCACTTCCACCGTTGACTACCAGGGCAATGCCTGGACCTTCGTCGACGCTGGCACCTGCGAACAGTACGGCTCGGCTTCCATGATGGACGACGACCTTTACCTGCCGGACGGCCGTATGGGTTCGCTTGAAGAACTGGACCGCGATCTGCCGGCCTAA
- a CDS encoding DoxX family protein — translation MSVPPAPSDSPTLIGSVRAVWKDITDAIDWLTAAWLPGLVARFVFLATLFGYYWNAALTKIDGSIFELSTGAYAQIIPPIIEAAGYDKSAVALPWTVLVYAGTYAEFVLPVLLVIGLFGRLAALGMISFVIVQSYVDLTFHGVDAETAGAWFDRFPDSIIYDQRLLWLFPLIYLVLKGPGLLSVDGLLGRMFKKA, via the coding sequence ATGAGTGTACCTCCCGCTCCATCCGATTCTCCGACCCTGATTGGCAGTGTGCGTGCCGTCTGGAAAGACATTACCGACGCCATCGATTGGCTTACGGCGGCTTGGCTGCCTGGGCTTGTTGCGCGGTTTGTTTTTTTGGCGACCTTGTTCGGCTATTATTGGAACGCGGCGCTGACCAAAATCGATGGCAGCATCTTCGAGCTTTCCACCGGCGCCTATGCACAGATCATCCCTCCCATCATTGAAGCGGCAGGCTATGACAAAAGTGCTGTCGCTCTGCCTTGGACGGTGTTGGTCTATGCGGGCACCTATGCTGAGTTTGTTCTGCCGGTGCTGTTGGTGATCGGCCTGTTCGGCCGCCTTGCCGCCCTTGGCATGATCAGCTTCGTGATCGTTCAATCTTATGTCGATCTGACGTTCCATGGTGTGGATGCCGAAACAGCGGGCGCTTGGTTTGATCGTTTTCCCGACTCGATCATTTACGACCAGCGTCTGCTTTGGCTCTTCCCGCTGATCTATCTGGTGCTCAAAGGGCCAGGTCTTTTGTCGGTCGATGGACTGCTTGGCCGGATGTTCAAAAAAGCCTGA
- a CDS encoding DUF692 domain-containing protein, whose protein sequence is MSRITLAPPSQPMITDALAGVGFKHEHAEEVFSGDHDVAWFEVHPENYMGEGGMPHRLLTDLRERLGLSLHGVGLSIGGERALDKEHLARLAALNERYEPDLFSEHLAWSSHDEGYLNDLLPLPYTQATLDLVCDHIDEVQEALGRTILLENPSTYVVFEGSQMSETDFLKAIAKRTGCGLLLDVNNVFVSATNHQTSAEDYLADFPVGHVGEIHLAGHASVTLSDGAQLLIDAHDRAVSDPVWALYEQLIKRIGPRPTLVEWDNDVPAFNVLAHEAAQAQAILCRNDPILGCRHVA, encoded by the coding sequence ATGTCCCGCATTACGCTCGCCCCGCCCTCGCAACCGATGATCACTGATGCCCTTGCCGGTGTCGGGTTCAAGCATGAGCATGCCGAAGAGGTGTTCAGCGGCGATCACGACGTGGCGTGGTTCGAAGTTCACCCTGAAAACTACATGGGCGAGGGCGGCATGCCGCATCGCCTGCTGACTGATCTGCGCGAGCGCCTTGGCCTGTCGTTGCACGGCGTTGGCCTGTCCATTGGTGGTGAACGTGCGCTCGATAAAGAGCATCTGGCGCGGCTCGCTGCGCTCAACGAACGCTACGAACCGGACCTTTTCTCCGAACATCTGGCCTGGTCGAGCCATGATGAAGGCTATCTCAACGACCTTCTGCCCTTGCCCTACACCCAAGCGACGCTGGACCTTGTCTGCGATCATATCGACGAGGTGCAGGAGGCGCTGGGCCGCACCATCTTGCTTGAGAACCCCTCCACCTATGTGGTGTTTGAGGGTTCGCAGATGAGCGAGACTGATTTTCTCAAAGCGATCGCCAAGCGCACTGGCTGTGGTCTGCTGCTCGACGTCAACAATGTGTTTGTGTCGGCCACCAACCACCAAACCTCCGCTGAAGACTATCTGGCTGATTTTCCCGTCGGTCATGTCGGTGAAATCCACCTGGCGGGTCACGCGTCGGTCACTTTGAGCGATGGCGCGCAGTTGCTGATCGATGCGCATGACCGCGCCGTCTCCGATCCTGTCTGGGCGCTTTATGAACAACTGATCAAACGCATTGGGCCCCGGCCAACGCTCGTCGAGTGGGACAATGACGTGCCCGCTTTCAATGTGCTCGCCCATGAGGCAGCGCAGGCGCAGGCGATCCTTTGCAGGAACGACCCGATTCTGGGTTGCCGCCATGTTGCTTGA
- a CDS encoding putative DNA-binding domain-containing protein, which yields MLLEMSARQHHHGDFAAAVLDPDKPVPDGIGRANGADPLEAFNVYRNNVVASLADALKGAFPVTSLLLGEGLQRALMADFVRAHPPKTAVLSSYGGDFPGYLAQHPATKARPFLGDVALLERRRIEAYHAIDAPVFDGAILGGVDPEILSAGTLMVHPAVRLVSSRFPIATVYAIEKATLDGVAPPVDRSTVDMRKGEAVLIARPVYDVSSQPIGKGDFAFIKACARGVPFGAAAQDGFQADPAFDLQASLGLCLTAGVFTAFHSTPSFTKTLE from the coding sequence ATGTTGCTTGAGATGAGTGCGCGCCAGCACCATCATGGTGATTTCGCCGCTGCGGTGCTCGATCCGGACAAGCCTGTTCCTGACGGTATTGGTCGTGCCAATGGCGCGGACCCTTTGGAAGCCTTCAACGTCTACCGCAACAATGTGGTGGCCAGTCTAGCCGACGCGCTGAAGGGTGCCTTTCCTGTCACGTCGCTATTGTTGGGCGAAGGGTTGCAGCGGGCTCTGATGGCCGATTTCGTGCGCGCCCACCCGCCAAAAACTGCTGTGCTCTCCAGCTATGGTGGCGATTTTCCGGGCTACCTCGCGCAACATCCCGCGACAAAGGCTCGGCCCTTTTTGGGCGATGTAGCGTTGCTCGAACGCCGCCGTATCGAGGCCTATCATGCCATTGATGCGCCGGTTTTTGATGGCGCAATACTTGGCGGTGTCGATCCGGAGATCCTGTCGGCCGGCACCTTGATGGTGCATCCAGCGGTGCGGCTCGTGTCCTCACGCTTTCCTATTGCCACGGTCTACGCCATCGAGAAGGCAACGCTGGATGGGGTCGCGCCGCCAGTGGATCGTTCAACGGTCGATATGCGTAAGGGCGAGGCGGTCTTAATCGCGCGTCCGGTCTACGACGTCTCCTCGCAGCCGATCGGCAAGGGCGATTTTGCTTTCATCAAGGCCTGCGCGCGCGGGGTCCCCTTTGGGGCGGCGGCCCAAGATGGGTTCCAAGCGGACCCAGCGTTCGATCTGCAAGCCAGCCTGGGGCTTTGTCTCACTGCCGGCGTGTTCACCGCCTTCCATTCGACACCCTCTTTTACTAAGACGCTGGAGTAG
- a CDS encoding low specificity L-threonine aldolase: MFFGSDNWAGVSPLVAEALSACAGGFASAYGSDDLTTQTRDALGTFFDRDVDVFFTATGSAANMLSLSAVARPGGVVFAHRDSHILVDEAAGPESLVGMKLHALQGRLGRINAKELTEALATYPREHVHRGRGIAVSMTQGTELGTTYCVMDVAAIGSIARRNNLVLHMDGARFSNALVAQNVTPAALTHESGVDLLSLGFTKNGAWASEMVVSFREDLRDDLTYRQKAMGQVFSKNRFAAAQALAMLTDDHWKVLATHANGMAKKLSDGVAALEGCRLAAPTEINEVFAIIPQAMADKLKAASAIFADWPKDTAETDIAPGEGEVMIRLVASFATTDDHVDQFLEAAQRAEAA; encoded by the coding sequence ATGTTTTTTGGAAGTGACAATTGGGCAGGGGTCTCGCCACTAGTGGCTGAGGCCCTTTCTGCTTGTGCGGGCGGGTTCGCCAGCGCCTATGGATCGGACGACCTGACGACCCAGACCCGCGACGCGCTCGGCACGTTCTTTGACCGCGATGTGGATGTGTTTTTCACCGCTACGGGCTCTGCCGCCAACATGCTTTCCTTAAGTGCGGTGGCTCGCCCTGGGGGCGTGGTGTTTGCCCACCGCGATTCGCACATTTTGGTCGATGAGGCTGCCGGGCCAGAATCGTTGGTCGGCATGAAGCTGCATGCCTTGCAGGGTCGCCTGGGCCGCATCAATGCCAAGGAGCTAACAGAAGCGCTTGCCACATATCCGCGCGAACATGTGCATCGCGGACGCGGCATCGCCGTCTCGATGACGCAGGGCACCGAGCTTGGTACCACCTATTGCGTGATGGATGTGGCTGCCATTGGCTCCATTGCACGCCGTAACAACCTCGTTTTGCACATGGATGGCGCGCGCTTTTCCAACGCGCTGGTGGCGCAGAATGTGACCCCGGCGGCGCTGACCCATGAATCCGGTGTCGATCTACTCTCGCTTGGCTTCACCAAGAACGGGGCCTGGGCCTCTGAGATGGTGGTGAGTTTCCGCGAAGACCTGCGTGACGATCTCACCTACCGTCAGAAAGCCATGGGGCAGGTGTTTTCGAAAAACCGCTTTGCCGCCGCGCAGGCGCTCGCCATGCTGACCGACGATCATTGGAAGGTGCTTGCCACTCACGCCAATGGGATGGCAAAAAAACTTTCAGACGGCGTGGCCGCGCTGGAAGGCTGCCGTCTTGCTGCGCCGACCGAGATCAACGAGGTTTTTGCGATCATTCCGCAGGCGATGGCCGACAAGCTGAAGGCTGCCAGTGCGATCTTTGCCGATTGGCCCAAGGACACCGCCGAGACCGATATTGCACCGGGTGAAGGCGAAGTCATGATCCGTCTGGTGGCAAGCTTTGCCACCACCGACGATCATGTCGATCAGTTCCTTGAGGCCGCGCAACGCGCCGAGGCCGCCTAA